A single Oryctolagus cuniculus chromosome 16, mOryCun1.1, whole genome shotgun sequence DNA region contains:
- the SPMIP4 gene encoding sperm-associated microtubule inner protein 4 isoform X2: MGSSPGKRSSSLALFIHSYQELRDSLQQRRLPWGAEREYGGVMPISLPEDHRPKCEPPRVMGKGHQHYGFGGQTWPRKLPMEHFCHLRPNRRSDISGNDSLMPKPPSSIVREICSPFPVEHPYHTHISRGAMFPTFTSPKDLYTGIRARSQRPFPPTVPTKTYDTTPVLKTRGNPYRYELLDYPMDSKKAALTWPGQAVYYDFPKCVDKTKPVFYPKPPKTFAPNTSLNSWDPIYPAKEANIQRNLERNHWITSYTHNFTGLGPMDPLELDDYHEKEVAELTGQIGFDPEPQEKSHPVLKPARPLEGRIARLIQKQRPLEATVQQTPTSCPDCTPRVLCTFHTFVPSSAEMMALSDNVLAGVTHRNQDTEEKIKEEQSLLSTYALPPYYHTKDLTSIYDIKPFPKITDTKKTEDLYWRQLSLKPQPMPYYKSNNYIDYQDLKPAIYDKYSMCQNPYSFRKSSILQNNPSMEDFSLEHVLSKPEEESCLNLENSEETRPILGWIPRAGVAKPQSSLLELKNSFSKTGAQKRFLKSILEDQKDLRDREHSGMRHQFYGYNSHYFYN, translated from the exons ATGGGCAGCAGTCCAGGAAAGAGATCCAGCTCTTTGGCCTTGTTCATTCACTC GTATCAGGAATTAAGGGATTCACTGCAACAACGCCGGCTGCCGTGGGGCGCAGAAAGGGAGTATGGGGGGGTAATGCCCATCTCGCTCCCCGAGGATCACAGACCAAAATGTGAACCTCCTCGTGTCATGGGCAAAGGACATCAACACTATGGTTTTGGTGGACAGACCTGGCCAAG gaaGCTTCCTATGGAGCACTTCTGTCATCTGAGACCGAACAGAAGAAGCGACATCTCTGGAAATGACTCTCT GATGCCCAAACCACCTAGTTCAATAGTAAG GGAAATCTGCTCACCATTTCCAGTTGAGCACCCTTACCATACACACATCTCTCGAGGTGCCATGTTCCCAACATTTACATCACCTAAGGACCTTTACACCGGCATCAGAGCTCGCAGCCAACGGCCATTTCCCCCCACTGTGCCGACCAAGACCTATGATACAACTCCTGTTCTGAAGACAAGAG GTAACCCTTACAGATACGAACTGCTTGATTATCCCATGGATTCAAAGAAGGCAGCACTAACGTGGCCAGGTCAGGCCGTCTATTATGAC TTTCCTAAATGTGTTGATAAAACTAAGCCAGTATTCTACCCAAAACCTCCTAAAACCTTCGCTCCTAACACTTCTTTAAATTCATGGGACCCTATTTATCCTGCAAAAGAAGCCAACatacaaagaaatcttgagaGGAACCACTGGATCACTTCATACACTCACAACTTTACAG GTCTGGGGCCCATGGACCCCCTTGAACTGGATGATTACCATGAAAAGGAGGTAGCAGAGTTAACTGGACAGATAGGATTTGACCCAGAGCCT CAAGAAAAATCCCATCCTGTCTTAAAACCTGCCAGGCCTTTGGAAGGACGAATTGCCCGACTGATTCAAAAACAACGTCCTCTGGAGGCTACTGTACAGCAAACACCAACTTCCTGTCCAGATTGTACCCCTAGAGTTCTGTGTACTTTTCACACCTTTGTACCCAGTTCTGCAGAAATGATGGCACTTAGTGATAATGTACTGGCTGGTGTGACCCATAGAAACCAGGATACTGAGGAGAAGATTAAAGAAGAACAAAGCTTGCTGTCTACCTATGCACTGCCACCTTACTATCACACAAAAGATCTGACTAGCATTTATGACATAAAACCATTTCCAAAAATCACTGATACTAAAAAGACAGAGGATTTGTACTGGAGACAGCTATCTTTAAAACCCCAACCCATGCCTTACTATAAATCTAACAATTACATTGACTACCAAGATTTAAAACCGGCCATATATGATAAGTATTCTATGTGTCAAAACCCTTACAGTTTTAGGAAATCTAGTATTCTACAAAATAATCCAtccatggaagatttctctttagAACATGTTTTAAGTAAGCCAGAAGAAGAATCATGCTTGAACCTGGAAAACAGTGAAGAAACAAGACCTATTCTGGGTTGGATTCCCAGAGCAGGAGTGGCCAAACCTCAGAGCAGCTTGCTGGAGCTTAAGAACTCTTTTTCAAAAACTGGTGCACAAAAGCGTTTCCTTAAATCAATTCTAGAAGACCAAAAAGACCTCAGGGACAGGGAGCATTCAGGGATGAGACATCAATTTTATGGCTATAATTCCCATTATTTCTATAATTGA
- the SPMIP4 gene encoding sperm-associated microtubule inner protein 4 isoform X1 — protein sequence MAVVHGGPFCCRELEGADLLSDTFYSNEVHTPLRRVTRATASDDRYQELRDSLQQRRLPWGAEREYGGVMPISLPEDHRPKCEPPRVMGKGHQHYGFGGQTWPRKLPMEHFCHLRPNRRSDISGNDSLMPKPPSSIVREICSPFPVEHPYHTHISRGAMFPTFTSPKDLYTGIRARSQRPFPPTVPTKTYDTTPVLKTRGNPYRYELLDYPMDSKKAALTWPGQAVYYDFPKCVDKTKPVFYPKPPKTFAPNTSLNSWDPIYPAKEANIQRNLERNHWITSYTHNFTGLGPMDPLELDDYHEKEVAELTGQIGFDPEPQEKSHPVLKPARPLEGRIARLIQKQRPLEATVQQTPTSCPDCTPRVLCTFHTFVPSSAEMMALSDNVLAGVTHRNQDTEEKIKEEQSLLSTYALPPYYHTKDLTSIYDIKPFPKITDTKKTEDLYWRQLSLKPQPMPYYKSNNYIDYQDLKPAIYDKYSMCQNPYSFRKSSILQNNPSMEDFSLEHVLSKPEEESCLNLENSEETRPILGWIPRAGVAKPQSSLLELKNSFSKTGAQKRFLKSILEDQKDLRDREHSGMRHQFYGYNSHYFYN from the exons ATGGCGGTGGTCCACGGCGGGCCCTTCTGCTGCCGGGAGCTGGAGGGAGCCGACCTCTTGTCCGACACCTTTTACTCAAATGAGGTGCACACACCCCTGCGAAGGGTCACTCGCGCGACGGCCTCAGACGACAG GTATCAGGAATTAAGGGATTCACTGCAACAACGCCGGCTGCCGTGGGGCGCAGAAAGGGAGTATGGGGGGGTAATGCCCATCTCGCTCCCCGAGGATCACAGACCAAAATGTGAACCTCCTCGTGTCATGGGCAAAGGACATCAACACTATGGTTTTGGTGGACAGACCTGGCCAAG gaaGCTTCCTATGGAGCACTTCTGTCATCTGAGACCGAACAGAAGAAGCGACATCTCTGGAAATGACTCTCT GATGCCCAAACCACCTAGTTCAATAGTAAG GGAAATCTGCTCACCATTTCCAGTTGAGCACCCTTACCATACACACATCTCTCGAGGTGCCATGTTCCCAACATTTACATCACCTAAGGACCTTTACACCGGCATCAGAGCTCGCAGCCAACGGCCATTTCCCCCCACTGTGCCGACCAAGACCTATGATACAACTCCTGTTCTGAAGACAAGAG GTAACCCTTACAGATACGAACTGCTTGATTATCCCATGGATTCAAAGAAGGCAGCACTAACGTGGCCAGGTCAGGCCGTCTATTATGAC TTTCCTAAATGTGTTGATAAAACTAAGCCAGTATTCTACCCAAAACCTCCTAAAACCTTCGCTCCTAACACTTCTTTAAATTCATGGGACCCTATTTATCCTGCAAAAGAAGCCAACatacaaagaaatcttgagaGGAACCACTGGATCACTTCATACACTCACAACTTTACAG GTCTGGGGCCCATGGACCCCCTTGAACTGGATGATTACCATGAAAAGGAGGTAGCAGAGTTAACTGGACAGATAGGATTTGACCCAGAGCCT CAAGAAAAATCCCATCCTGTCTTAAAACCTGCCAGGCCTTTGGAAGGACGAATTGCCCGACTGATTCAAAAACAACGTCCTCTGGAGGCTACTGTACAGCAAACACCAACTTCCTGTCCAGATTGTACCCCTAGAGTTCTGTGTACTTTTCACACCTTTGTACCCAGTTCTGCAGAAATGATGGCACTTAGTGATAATGTACTGGCTGGTGTGACCCATAGAAACCAGGATACTGAGGAGAAGATTAAAGAAGAACAAAGCTTGCTGTCTACCTATGCACTGCCACCTTACTATCACACAAAAGATCTGACTAGCATTTATGACATAAAACCATTTCCAAAAATCACTGATACTAAAAAGACAGAGGATTTGTACTGGAGACAGCTATCTTTAAAACCCCAACCCATGCCTTACTATAAATCTAACAATTACATTGACTACCAAGATTTAAAACCGGCCATATATGATAAGTATTCTATGTGTCAAAACCCTTACAGTTTTAGGAAATCTAGTATTCTACAAAATAATCCAtccatggaagatttctctttagAACATGTTTTAAGTAAGCCAGAAGAAGAATCATGCTTGAACCTGGAAAACAGTGAAGAAACAAGACCTATTCTGGGTTGGATTCCCAGAGCAGGAGTGGCCAAACCTCAGAGCAGCTTGCTGGAGCTTAAGAACTCTTTTTCAAAAACTGGTGCACAAAAGCGTTTCCTTAAATCAATTCTAGAAGACCAAAAAGACCTCAGGGACAGGGAGCATTCAGGGATGAGACATCAATTTTATGGCTATAATTCCCATTATTTCTATAATTGA
- the SPMIP4 gene encoding sperm-associated microtubule inner protein 4 isoform X3: protein MTLCKSALFFFLMMPKPPSSIVREICSPFPVEHPYHTHISRGAMFPTFTSPKDLYTGIRARSQRPFPPTVPTKTYDTTPVLKTRGNPYRYELLDYPMDSKKAALTWPGQAVYYDFPKCVDKTKPVFYPKPPKTFAPNTSLNSWDPIYPAKEANIQRNLERNHWITSYTHNFTGLGPMDPLELDDYHEKEVAELTGQIGFDPEPQEKSHPVLKPARPLEGRIARLIQKQRPLEATVQQTPTSCPDCTPRVLCTFHTFVPSSAEMMALSDNVLAGVTHRNQDTEEKIKEEQSLLSTYALPPYYHTKDLTSIYDIKPFPKITDTKKTEDLYWRQLSLKPQPMPYYKSNNYIDYQDLKPAIYDKYSMCQNPYSFRKSSILQNNPSMEDFSLEHVLSKPEEESCLNLENSEETRPILGWIPRAGVAKPQSSLLELKNSFSKTGAQKRFLKSILEDQKDLRDREHSGMRHQFYGYNSHYFYN from the exons ATGACTCTCTGCAAGtctgcattattttttttccttat GATGCCCAAACCACCTAGTTCAATAGTAAG GGAAATCTGCTCACCATTTCCAGTTGAGCACCCTTACCATACACACATCTCTCGAGGTGCCATGTTCCCAACATTTACATCACCTAAGGACCTTTACACCGGCATCAGAGCTCGCAGCCAACGGCCATTTCCCCCCACTGTGCCGACCAAGACCTATGATACAACTCCTGTTCTGAAGACAAGAG GTAACCCTTACAGATACGAACTGCTTGATTATCCCATGGATTCAAAGAAGGCAGCACTAACGTGGCCAGGTCAGGCCGTCTATTATGAC TTTCCTAAATGTGTTGATAAAACTAAGCCAGTATTCTACCCAAAACCTCCTAAAACCTTCGCTCCTAACACTTCTTTAAATTCATGGGACCCTATTTATCCTGCAAAAGAAGCCAACatacaaagaaatcttgagaGGAACCACTGGATCACTTCATACACTCACAACTTTACAG GTCTGGGGCCCATGGACCCCCTTGAACTGGATGATTACCATGAAAAGGAGGTAGCAGAGTTAACTGGACAGATAGGATTTGACCCAGAGCCT CAAGAAAAATCCCATCCTGTCTTAAAACCTGCCAGGCCTTTGGAAGGACGAATTGCCCGACTGATTCAAAAACAACGTCCTCTGGAGGCTACTGTACAGCAAACACCAACTTCCTGTCCAGATTGTACCCCTAGAGTTCTGTGTACTTTTCACACCTTTGTACCCAGTTCTGCAGAAATGATGGCACTTAGTGATAATGTACTGGCTGGTGTGACCCATAGAAACCAGGATACTGAGGAGAAGATTAAAGAAGAACAAAGCTTGCTGTCTACCTATGCACTGCCACCTTACTATCACACAAAAGATCTGACTAGCATTTATGACATAAAACCATTTCCAAAAATCACTGATACTAAAAAGACAGAGGATTTGTACTGGAGACAGCTATCTTTAAAACCCCAACCCATGCCTTACTATAAATCTAACAATTACATTGACTACCAAGATTTAAAACCGGCCATATATGATAAGTATTCTATGTGTCAAAACCCTTACAGTTTTAGGAAATCTAGTATTCTACAAAATAATCCAtccatggaagatttctctttagAACATGTTTTAAGTAAGCCAGAAGAAGAATCATGCTTGAACCTGGAAAACAGTGAAGAAACAAGACCTATTCTGGGTTGGATTCCCAGAGCAGGAGTGGCCAAACCTCAGAGCAGCTTGCTGGAGCTTAAGAACTCTTTTTCAAAAACTGGTGCACAAAAGCGTTTCCTTAAATCAATTCTAGAAGACCAAAAAGACCTCAGGGACAGGGAGCATTCAGGGATGAGACATCAATTTTATGGCTATAATTCCCATTATTTCTATAATTGA